GGAGATCTGGGCATCGGCCAGTTCCGGGTGATTACGGACCAGCCATGCTATCGCGTCCGGACGGTTCTGGCGACGCGACAGCGGCGTGTAGCGCGGGCCACGTCGTTTGGCCGGCTGGTGCAGCTCGGAATATTTCGGCTTCACAACCGTCATCCGGTATTTGTCGCTGTTCTCGGCTTTCTCGATCTCTTCACGCGTCAGCTGACCGTTGGAAATCGGGTCGGCGCCGCGGACACCGACGGCAACGTCGCCATCAGCAATGCCCTTCACTTCGAGCGGATGCAGGCCGCAGAAATCGGCGATCTGGTCGAAGGTCAGCGAGGTGTTGTCGACGAGCCAGACGGCCGTCGCTTTCGGCATCAGGATCTCGGTCATGATCTCAGCTCCCAAGGGAAAAATTTTAAGGGCACAAAAACAAGAAAAGCCCGACGCGGCGGCCGGGCTTGGGCTTCCGACGCTGGAGGCAGGTCTGCACCATCCAGCGATTTGATGCATTTATAACGCAGACCGGGGCCGCTGCAAAGCCGGGCCGCCTGCACAATTCAGCAAAGCAGAAGTATTTTTCCAGCATGCTC
The window above is part of the Maricaulis maris MCS10 genome. Proteins encoded here:
- a CDS encoding DUF1013 domain-containing protein — encoded protein: MTEILMPKATAVWLVDNTSLTFDQIADFCGLHPLEVKGIADGDVAVGVRGADPISNGQLTREEIEKAENSDKYRMTVVKPKYSELHQPAKRRGPRYTPLSRRQNRPDAIAWLVRNHPELADAQISKLIGTTKTTIQAVRERSHWNSSNIKPTDPVSLGLCTQIDLDEQVKKASARRRKLEEENPELLTDTLKAQEDLHQSEEKPAEEAEIDLETLFGGPKAE